The genomic window TTTGATTTCTCTGGACAAAGCCGGATCGTGGATGTCCATGTCAGCCATTTACGAGAAAAAATCGAGCGTGATCCGAAGCATCCAAAATATTTACTGACTGTTCGGGGCTTTGGTTATAAATTCCAGGAACCAAAACGATGAAAAGACAATGGAAAAAATTCTCCGAGCGCTTATTCTTTCTCCTCCTATTGCTTGGCTTATTTATTGGTGGATGGCAGATCATCTCCCATTATTTCCAACAACAGATCATTGAACAGCAAGAAAGTTATTTGACAAAAAAGGCCCAGCTCTTAGCACGTCAATTAGACGTTGATGACCCTACTTCCGCTAGTAATAAAACAGTATTGGAAGAATTCGTCCATCAATCCAACGAGCGGGTAACATTGATCGATCAAACTGGAAAAATCATCTTTGATACAGAAGATCGTGGTTTGAATGAGCAACGGAAAACACGACCAGAAATCAAAGCGGTTTTAGAAGGAAGCACACTTGGTACTTCTTTGCGTAGAAGTGATACATTGAATGAA from Enterococcus sp. DIV1094 includes these protein-coding regions:
- a CDS encoding helix-turn-helix domain-containing protein, whose translation is FDFSGQSRIVDVHVSHLREKIERDPKHPKYLLTVRGFGYKFQEPKR